A stretch of [Clostridium] scindens DNA encodes these proteins:
- a CDS encoding cation diffusion facilitator family transporter: MTEFLVRHFVKNHEDVEKVSVRTAYGVLASVVGIFCNVLLFVVKGAVGFFLHSVSVMADAFNNLSDAGSSVVGLVGVRMASKPADEEHPFGHGRIEYIAALVVSFLVLQVGFTFFKDSIRKIQNPEELKFQAVSVIILVLSIGVKLWMGMFNKKLGKKIDSKVMMATATDAMGDVVTTTATIASVLFFRITGINIDGIVGIGVSLVVMWAGIGIAKDTLEPLIGEAVAPEEYVRISRFVEKYEGIVGSHDLIVHNYGPGRSMASIHAEVPNDVDIEVSHEIIDRIERDAAKRLGIFLVIHMDPVETKDEHVLEVRHQVEQILDAVDSRVSIHDFRMVDGKEQINLIFDMVVPFEYSTQKQNELKMTLRKLLQMADKRYQCVITIERSYVASAKG, encoded by the coding sequence ATGACTGAATTTTTAGTTAGACATTTTGTTAAGAACCACGAAGACGTTGAAAAGGTGTCTGTCCGCACCGCCTATGGAGTATTGGCGAGCGTGGTGGGCATCTTTTGCAACGTTCTTTTGTTTGTGGTCAAGGGGGCTGTAGGATTCTTCCTGCACAGCGTCTCTGTCATGGCAGATGCGTTCAATAATCTGTCGGACGCCGGCTCTTCCGTCGTAGGGCTTGTGGGGGTAAGGATGGCCAGCAAGCCGGCGGATGAGGAGCATCCTTTTGGCCATGGAAGGATTGAATATATAGCGGCGCTTGTGGTATCCTTTCTGGTACTGCAGGTTGGATTTACATTTTTTAAGGATTCCATCCGCAAGATACAGAACCCGGAAGAGTTAAAATTCCAGGCAGTATCCGTCATCATACTGGTGCTGTCCATTGGCGTGAAACTGTGGATGGGCATGTTTAATAAGAAGCTTGGGAAGAAGATTGATTCCAAAGTGATGATGGCTACGGCTACGGATGCCATGGGAGATGTTGTGACGACGACCGCCACCATCGCGTCCGTTTTATTTTTCAGGATTACGGGAATCAATATTGACGGAATCGTAGGAATCGGCGTATCCCTGGTGGTAATGTGGGCCGGAATCGGCATTGCCAAAGATACTTTGGAGCCGCTGATCGGCGAGGCAGTAGCCCCGGAAGAGTATGTGAGGATCAGCAGATTCGTGGAAAAGTATGAGGGAATCGTGGGGAGCCATGACCTGATCGTGCACAATTACGGGCCAGGAAGGAGCATGGCATCCATCCACGCGGAGGTACCCAATGACGTGGACATCGAAGTGTCCCACGAGATCATAGACCGGATTGAGCGGGATGCGGCCAAGCGCCTGGGAATATTCCTGGTAATACATATGGATCCGGTGGAGACGAAGGACGAGCATGTGCTGGAAGTGCGGCATCAGGTGGAACAGATATTGGATGCAGTGGACTCACGCGTGTCCATCCATGATTTCCGCATGGTGGACGGCAAAGAGCAGATCAATCTGATCTTTGACATGGTGGTGCCCTTTGAGTACAGCACGCAGAAACAGAATGAACTGAAGATGACGCTTCGGAAGCTGCTTCAGATGGCAGATAAAAGATACCAGTGCGTTATCACCATTGAAAGGAGTTATGTAGCAAGTGCAAAGGGATAA
- a CDS encoding acyl-[acyl-carrier-protein] thioesterase, with amino-acid sequence MQRDNQYTFKSRVRFSEVDHTKRITLPGIVNYFQDCSTFQSEGLGLGVDHFAKHKRAWILSAWQVVIDRYPFLGEEISVSTWATEFNGLYGLRNFCMEDEGQQMTACANSVWVYMDIEKGRPAKPGEDETKAYGEGEPLKMEYAPRKIALPKDAEPMDAFPVRKYHIDTNEHVNNCQYVQMALEVLKERMEVRQLRVEYKRSAVYGDVIYPRTAYEKDRTVVELCDEAGKPYAVVELK; translated from the coding sequence GTGCAAAGGGATAATCAATATACATTTAAAAGCAGGGTAAGATTCAGCGAGGTAGATCACACCAAACGGATCACGCTTCCAGGAATCGTAAACTACTTCCAGGACTGCAGCACCTTTCAGTCGGAAGGGCTGGGACTGGGAGTCGATCACTTCGCAAAGCATAAAAGGGCGTGGATCCTGTCCGCCTGGCAGGTCGTGATCGACAGATACCCTTTCCTGGGGGAAGAGATCAGCGTCAGCACCTGGGCTACCGAATTCAACGGCCTCTATGGGCTTCGTAACTTCTGTATGGAAGATGAAGGGCAGCAGATGACTGCCTGCGCCAACTCGGTATGGGTCTATATGGATATAGAAAAGGGAAGGCCGGCAAAGCCGGGAGAAGACGAGACGAAGGCATACGGAGAAGGGGAGCCTCTCAAGATGGAGTATGCGCCCAGGAAGATCGCGCTTCCAAAGGATGCAGAGCCTATGGATGCATTTCCGGTAAGGAAATATCATATCGATACCAATGAACATGTCAACAACTGTCAGTATGTGCAGATGGCTTTGGAAGTGCTGAAAGAACGGATGGAAGTACGGCAGCTGCGGGTAGAATACAAGAGATCGGCCGTATATGGGGATGTCATTTATCCCCGGACAGCGTATGAAAAAGACCGGACGGTAGTGGAACTGTGCGATGAAGCAGGAAAGCCCTACGCAGTCGTAGAACTAAAGTAA
- the spoIIR gene encoding stage II sporulation protein R yields the protein MEGKKNYLERYRIRQIICVILGICIALAATLILTASRMKQVDAKVARTQESLAKEVFRFHVLANSDSDEDQAVKLKVRDAVITYMKESMDEEIEGSTDAKDTKEWAKAHLEELEQVADRVIKKEGYSYQAEAEVTTCYFPDKRYGDILFPQGDYEALRIKLGKAQGHNWWCVLYPNLCFTNSTCAVVSDDGKEELKEALTAEEYEMVTATSDFKIKWFFFGEDSEED from the coding sequence ATGGAAGGAAAGAAAAATTATTTGGAAAGATATAGAATCAGACAGATCATCTGTGTTATACTTGGAATCTGCATTGCCCTGGCCGCAACGCTGATTCTTACCGCAAGCCGCATGAAGCAGGTGGACGCGAAGGTCGCGCGTACCCAGGAGTCGCTGGCGAAGGAAGTATTCCGCTTCCATGTGCTGGCCAACAGCGACAGCGACGAGGATCAGGCAGTGAAGCTGAAGGTGCGGGACGCAGTCATTACTTATATGAAGGAAAGCATGGATGAAGAGATAGAAGGAAGTACGGATGCAAAGGATACGAAGGAGTGGGCCAAGGCCCATCTGGAGGAACTGGAGCAGGTAGCCGACCGCGTGATCAAAAAGGAAGGATATTCCTATCAGGCGGAGGCGGAAGTGACCACCTGCTATTTTCCAGATAAGCGTTACGGAGACATCCTGTTTCCGCAAGGAGATTACGAGGCGCTCAGGATTAAGCTTGGAAAGGCCCAAGGCCATAACTGGTGGTGCGTCCTGTATCCCAATCTGTGCTTTACCAATTCAACCTGTGCCGTAGTCAGCGATGATGGGAAAGAAGAACTGAAAGAAGCGCTGACGGCAGAAGAATACGAGATGGTTACCGCTACCTCGGACTTTAAGATAAAATGGTTCTTTTTCGGAGAGGATTCCGAAGAGGATTAG
- a CDS encoding GntR family transcriptional regulator, translated as MEPNFKVNMNEYLPLRDVVFNTLRQAILRGELKPGERLMEIQLANKLGVSRTPIREAIRKLELEGLVLMIPRKGAEVAEITEKSLRDVLEVRRALEELSVQLACEKITKEEIRELERVAKEFQQVVKSSDITEIAEVDVRFHDIIYTATDNQKLIQLLNNLREQMYRYRVEYLKRDGVFPQLIAEHEAIIRHIENNEKEKATEVMCRHIDNQVEAVIDVIRAKHN; from the coding sequence ATGGAACCGAACTTTAAAGTGAATATGAATGAGTACCTGCCTCTACGGGACGTGGTGTTCAATACGCTTCGCCAGGCGATCCTGCGAGGCGAGCTAAAGCCGGGCGAGAGGCTTATGGAGATCCAGCTTGCCAATAAGCTGGGAGTTAGCCGCACGCCGATCAGGGAGGCCATCCGCAAGCTGGAGTTGGAAGGCCTTGTCCTGATGATTCCAAGAAAAGGGGCCGAGGTGGCTGAGATTACAGAGAAGAGCCTAAGAGACGTCCTGGAAGTGCGAAGAGCGTTGGAAGAACTGTCTGTACAGCTGGCGTGCGAGAAGATCACCAAAGAAGAGATACGCGAGCTGGAACGCGTGGCAAAGGAGTTCCAGCAGGTAGTAAAGAGCAGCGATATTACCGAGATCGCGGAAGTGGACGTTCGTTTCCATGATATTATCTATACAGCGACGGATAACCAGAAGCTGATCCAGCTCCTTAACAACCTGCGTGAGCAGATGTATCGCTACCGGGTAGAGTATCTGAAGCGGGACGGCGTGTTTCCTCAGCTTATTGCCGAGCATGAGGCGATCATCCGTCATATTGAGAATAACGAGAAAGAGAAGGCCACGGAGGTCATGTGCAGGCATATTGACAACCAGGTAGAGGCGGTGATCGACGTGATCCGGGCAAAACATAACTAG
- the ispE gene encoding 4-(cytidine 5'-diphospho)-2-C-methyl-D-erythritol kinase has product MDKLDLKALGKINLGLDVLGKRENGYHDVRMVMQTVYLYDQIRIEKRKEPGISLSTNLFYLPVNENNLAYRAASLLMEEFQIKEGVKITLDKHIPVAAGMAGGSSNAAAVLFGINRMFSLGLSQKDLMERAVSLGADVPYCIMRGTVLAEGIGEILTPLPDMPKCHVLLSKPPISVSTKLVYEKLDSYDSIEHPDIDGIIKGLKDGDIKKVAASMGNVLENVTIEEHPVIEEIKNVMRKEGALNAMMSGSGPTVFGLFEDKKKAKKAAARIKELQLAKQAYVTSVHNARRK; this is encoded by the coding sequence ATGGATAAACTGGACTTAAAAGCACTGGGAAAGATAAATCTGGGACTGGATGTATTGGGCAAGAGAGAGAATGGCTACCATGACGTACGAATGGTAATGCAGACAGTGTATCTCTATGACCAGATTCGCATTGAGAAGAGGAAGGAGCCGGGAATCAGCCTGTCCACCAACCTGTTCTACCTGCCGGTCAATGAGAATAATCTGGCTTATCGGGCGGCCAGCCTGCTGATGGAGGAATTCCAGATCAAGGAGGGAGTGAAGATCACCCTGGATAAGCATATTCCAGTGGCTGCCGGGATGGCTGGAGGAAGCTCCAATGCAGCAGCAGTCTTATTTGGAATCAACCGTATGTTTTCGCTTGGACTGTCACAGAAAGACCTGATGGAACGCGCAGTGTCGCTGGGAGCCGATGTGCCTTATTGTATCATGAGGGGAACCGTGCTGGCAGAAGGAATCGGAGAGATCCTGACGCCCCTTCCGGATATGCCCAAATGCCATGTCCTGCTCTCCAAGCCGCCGATCAGCGTTTCTACCAAGTTAGTTTATGAGAAGTTGGATTCTTATGACAGTATTGAACATCCGGACATTGATGGAATCATAAAGGGGCTAAAAGATGGGGATATTAAGAAGGTAGCCGCGAGCATGGGCAATGTGCTGGAAAATGTAACCATAGAGGAACATCCGGTCATCGAAGAGATTAAGAACGTGATGCGCAAGGAAGGCGCGCTAAATGCCATGATGAGCGGAAGCGGCCCCACTGTATTCGGGCTGTTCGAAGACAAGAAGAAGGCCAAGAAGGCCGCTGCCAGGATAAAGGAGTTACAATTAGCGAAGCAGGCGTACGTGACCAGCGTACATAATGCAAGGAGGAAATAA
- a CDS encoding ABC transporter substrate-binding protein: MKKKIVSILLCLTLVACMAAGCGEKKAEDGGKSEAKSSESKSDGDAVVKKGDYVIGLSNSYFGNTWRKQMVEAFTNSAEEAKKAGYISDYEIQNGDNTVNSQIAQINSFILEGVDAICICAASPTALNSTIQKALDAGITVVAFDSIVDLDGVYTMDYPWEQIGKDSVNYVGEQLDGKGNVVVVRGVSGAAPDQGIYAGITEAMKDYPDLKIVQEVIGEASATKTQEELTKVMASLPDVDAVITHCGGDAIGAVNAFDQSGKDMPIIIGDNTAEYINWWLEQDGYETLSQGSTPGCGAAAFWTALDILNGYDVPEEMMLSVPHITKDNVGEYKGMKAGTFVSPDFTNEYVIENIIDASK, from the coding sequence ATGAAGAAAAAAATCGTGAGTATTCTACTGTGCCTGACGCTTGTAGCATGCATGGCAGCAGGATGCGGAGAAAAGAAGGCAGAAGATGGCGGCAAAAGCGAGGCAAAAAGCAGTGAGTCCAAGTCGGATGGAGATGCCGTGGTCAAAAAAGGAGATTATGTAATCGGCCTTTCAAATTCATACTTTGGCAATACCTGGAGAAAGCAGATGGTAGAAGCATTTACCAATTCAGCCGAGGAAGCCAAAAAAGCAGGATATATCTCTGACTATGAGATCCAGAATGGGGATAATACGGTGAATTCCCAGATTGCCCAGATTAACAGCTTTATATTAGAAGGCGTGGATGCCATCTGCATATGCGCGGCATCGCCAACGGCGCTTAACAGTACGATCCAGAAGGCTTTGGACGCTGGTATTACAGTCGTTGCCTTCGACTCTATCGTAGACTTGGATGGCGTATATACAATGGACTATCCTTGGGAGCAGATCGGCAAGGACAGCGTGAATTATGTTGGAGAGCAGCTGGATGGCAAAGGAAACGTGGTAGTCGTAAGGGGCGTCTCAGGCGCTGCTCCTGACCAGGGAATATATGCCGGCATCACAGAGGCGATGAAAGACTATCCTGATCTAAAGATCGTGCAGGAAGTGATTGGCGAGGCCAGTGCAACAAAGACCCAGGAAGAACTGACAAAGGTCATGGCTTCTCTTCCTGACGTGGATGCAGTAATTACCCACTGCGGCGGCGATGCCATCGGCGCGGTAAATGCATTTGACCAGTCCGGCAAAGATATGCCTATCATTATTGGAGATAACACGGCGGAATATATTAACTGGTGGCTTGAGCAGGACGGATATGAGACTCTCAGCCAGGGCTCCACGCCAGGCTGCGGCGCGGCTGCGTTCTGGACCGCGCTGGATATCCTCAACGGATATGATGTACCGGAAGAGATGATGTTAAGCGTACCACATATAACCAAAGACAATGTAGGCGAATATAAAGGAATGAAGGCCGGAACCTTCGTATCACCTGACTTTACAAACGAATACGTAATCGAGAATATCATTGACGCATCTAAATAG
- a CDS encoding FadR/GntR family transcriptional regulator: MSIFYEKASKRESAVDIVVNNIKQLLIDRRLKPGDKLPSELEISEGLGVSRGSVREAMKILSAFGLIDIRVGNGTYVCETPANSILDSFLFSFFTVNPNIDDIYEFRHIFEINILELILKHYDENQRERRALKDNLDELGMLMKFGAYPEKLRENDLEFHRLLGKASCNLLAERIYNFVIDFMEPSITATHKHQHGGIVYKVHKNIVDIIETKDAGRIDEVITASVDTWSVLQSPE; encoded by the coding sequence ATGTCCATCTTCTATGAGAAAGCCAGCAAGCGCGAATCTGCAGTTGACATTGTCGTCAATAATATTAAGCAGCTGCTGATCGACCGCCGGCTAAAGCCTGGGGACAAGCTGCCCAGCGAGCTGGAAATATCCGAAGGCCTGGGGGTAAGCCGCGGCTCTGTAAGGGAAGCCATGAAAATACTCTCTGCCTTTGGCCTGATCGATATCCGTGTCGGCAATGGCACTTATGTATGCGAGACTCCGGCAAACAGCATTCTGGATTCCTTTCTGTTCAGTTTTTTTACTGTGAATCCGAATATTGACGACATTTACGAATTCCGCCATATATTCGAGATTAATATTCTGGAATTAATATTGAAGCATTACGATGAGAACCAGCGTGAAAGACGGGCGCTGAAAGATAATCTGGATGAGCTTGGCATGTTGATGAAGTTCGGCGCGTATCCGGAAAAATTAAGGGAAAATGACCTGGAATTCCACCGACTGCTCGGGAAGGCGTCCTGCAACCTGCTGGCGGAACGGATCTATAATTTCGTCATAGACTTTATGGAGCCATCCATCACGGCAACGCATAAGCATCAGCATGGAGGCATTGTCTATAAGGTACACAAGAATATTGTAGATATCATTGAGACAAAGGACGCGGGACGTATCGATGAAGTGATTACCGCCTCTGTAGATACCTGGTCTGTCCTCCAGTCTCCGGAGTAA
- a CDS encoding DUF3794 and LysM peptidoglycan-binding domain-containing protein: MEYVTKQMQTYRTGKTITDQFYIDDDYNVPDAKSDVKRVILGEGTLAVEDMKIVENYIRVAGKLNFKVLYVTDEGETRLSCLEGRIPFEEMIYLEQDPVGDLFIQSSSVDLTVTAIHSRKLNLKTLAEISICSEGRKEAEITTDIDSDTPLYKRHESKELLRVFTTKKDTYRIKEEVSIGGTKENIGTLLWTEVNSRKLDTRLEADELKLQGELLLFCFYESLDGKTDWIEQTIPYEGRIECYGVQDNMYHQIYPELTDVNIDVRMDEDGEMRLIGVEATLEVRLIIYEEEQVDILSDIYSLEQACTPRVTEEWMEQLLLQNHSKCKVTEQLSLPEIKDDILQICHSSARIQIERTEPADNGIQIEGVLHISFLYVKADDTIPFDTWQGMIPFSYLLEGNETSADMVYGLTSAVEQLSIGLLGSDEIEIKAVLAFNSFLKKPVRIMNIEEVEFAPIDMEEVERRPGITGYIVREGDALWDLAKRYSTTVEGIMEVNGLEKEEIKPGDKILIFKENMSIL, translated from the coding sequence ATGGAATATGTAACAAAGCAGATGCAGACTTACAGGACTGGCAAGACCATCACGGACCAGTTCTACATTGATGACGATTATAATGTACCGGACGCGAAAAGCGATGTGAAGAGAGTCATACTTGGCGAGGGAACGCTGGCGGTTGAGGATATGAAGATTGTGGAAAATTATATCCGAGTGGCCGGCAAGCTGAACTTTAAGGTGCTTTATGTGACGGATGAGGGGGAGACACGCCTGTCCTGCCTGGAGGGACGGATTCCATTTGAAGAGATGATCTATCTGGAGCAAGATCCAGTGGGGGATCTGTTCATCCAGTCCTCAAGCGTAGATCTGACCGTCACGGCCATTCATTCCAGAAAATTAAATCTTAAGACCCTGGCTGAGATATCCATCTGCTCCGAAGGACGCAAGGAAGCGGAGATCACTACGGACATTGACAGTGATACGCCCCTTTATAAGCGGCATGAGAGCAAGGAACTGCTTCGGGTATTCACCACGAAAAAGGATACATACCGCATTAAGGAAGAGGTGTCCATCGGCGGAACGAAGGAGAATATCGGCACGCTTCTGTGGACGGAGGTCAATAGCAGGAAACTGGATACGAGGCTTGAGGCGGACGAACTGAAACTTCAGGGCGAACTGCTGCTTTTCTGTTTCTATGAGTCTCTGGATGGCAAGACGGACTGGATTGAACAGACAATTCCATATGAAGGACGTATAGAATGCTATGGAGTACAGGATAATATGTATCACCAGATATATCCGGAACTTACGGATGTGAACATCGACGTGCGGATGGATGAGGATGGAGAAATGCGCCTGATCGGAGTTGAGGCGACCCTGGAAGTACGGCTGATCATATATGAAGAAGAGCAGGTTGATATCCTGTCGGACATCTATTCCCTGGAGCAGGCGTGCACTCCAAGAGTGACAGAAGAGTGGATGGAGCAGCTCCTGCTGCAGAATCACTCCAAATGCAAGGTGACTGAGCAGCTCTCCCTCCCGGAGATCAAAGATGATATCCTGCAGATCTGCCACAGCAGCGCACGAATTCAGATCGAGCGGACGGAACCGGCAGACAATGGGATTCAGATTGAGGGCGTGCTGCACATCAGCTTCTTGTATGTAAAAGCGGATGATACCATACCTTTTGATACATGGCAGGGAATGATACCATTTTCCTATCTGCTTGAAGGCAACGAGACTTCCGCGGATATGGTCTATGGGCTGACTTCTGCGGTGGAGCAGCTCTCTATAGGACTTCTGGGCAGCGATGAGATTGAGATCAAGGCCGTTCTTGCATTTAACAGTTTCTTGAAGAAGCCAGTTCGGATCATGAACATCGAGGAAGTGGAGTTTGCGCCTATTGATATGGAAGAGGTGGAAAGAAGGCCTGGAATTACCGGCTACATCGTGAGAGAAGGCGACGCGCTGTGGGATCTTGCCAAGAGATACAGCACCACGGTAGAAGGAATCATGGAGGTAAACGGACTGGAAAAAGAGGAGATAAAACCAGGGGATAAGATATTGATTTTTAAGGAGAATATGAGTATACTGTAG
- a CDS encoding S1 RNA-binding domain-containing protein produces the protein MTLEEGLGTKKTLMVVKEVEFGVYLGNSQEKVLLPKKQVPEGVEVGDPIEVFLYKDSSDRLIATTNEPKIMLGELAVLTVAATGGIGAFLDWGLEKDLLLPFREQTAPLKKGDQILVALYIDKSQRLCATMKVYERLRTDSPYKVDDQVEGIIYELSDNFGVFVAVDNLYSALIPKREAFGKLRVGDRVKARVVKVKEDGKLDLSVREKAFLQMDVDADLIMKRMEEYGGSLPFTDKADPELIKKEFDLSKNAFKRAIGRLLKEGKIEIREKSIEILNK, from the coding sequence ATGACATTAGAAGAAGGATTAGGAACAAAAAAGACGCTTATGGTGGTAAAAGAGGTGGAATTCGGCGTATACCTGGGGAATAGCCAGGAGAAGGTACTACTGCCGAAAAAACAGGTGCCGGAAGGCGTGGAGGTGGGAGATCCGATCGAAGTATTCCTGTATAAGGATTCTTCGGACAGGCTGATCGCCACCACCAACGAGCCAAAGATCATGCTGGGAGAACTGGCAGTACTTACCGTTGCCGCGACGGGAGGAATTGGCGCATTTCTGGACTGGGGGCTGGAGAAGGATCTGCTGCTTCCCTTCCGGGAGCAGACGGCGCCGCTTAAGAAGGGGGACCAGATCCTGGTAGCCCTATATATCGACAAGTCGCAAAGACTGTGCGCCACCATGAAGGTCTACGAAAGGCTGCGTACGGATTCTCCTTATAAAGTGGATGACCAGGTGGAAGGAATCATCTATGAGTTAAGCGATAATTTCGGCGTATTCGTAGCAGTGGACAATCTCTATTCCGCGTTGATACCTAAGAGGGAAGCCTTTGGGAAGCTTAGAGTGGGAGACAGAGTAAAAGCAAGGGTTGTAAAAGTAAAAGAGGACGGAAAATTAGATCTCAGCGTGAGGGAGAAGGCATTTCTGCAGATGGATGTGGACGCGGACTTGATCATGAAGCGGATGGAAGAATATGGCGGAAGCCTGCCTTTTACCGATAAGGCAGACCCGGAACTGATCAAGAAGGAGTTTGACTTAAGCAAGAACGCGTTCAAGCGCGCAATTGGCCGCCTTTTAAAAGAGGGAAAGATAGAAATTCGTGAAAAAAGCATTGAAATCCTTAACAAATAG
- a CDS encoding protease complex subunit PrcB family protein: MKKRWGILLLAFCLLGLTACAAGKLDTEKIRDIEFTVLSKEEVPEEFMTQIEEEKSGQMKLNYGDKGYLYIARGYGTKKTTGYSVEVSQCYETGNSVVLKTGLQGPGKKEEILKKKTYPYVVIKMEYTDKQVVFK, from the coding sequence ATGAAGAAACGATGGGGAATACTGCTGCTGGCCTTTTGTCTTCTTGGCCTGACGGCGTGCGCCGCAGGAAAGCTGGACACGGAGAAGATACGGGATATTGAATTTACGGTTCTTTCCAAAGAGGAGGTGCCGGAGGAATTCATGACACAGATAGAAGAAGAAAAGAGCGGTCAGATGAAGCTAAACTATGGGGATAAAGGATACCTGTACATAGCCAGAGGATACGGAACCAAGAAGACCACCGGCTATAGCGTGGAAGTTTCCCAATGCTATGAGACCGGGAATTCAGTCGTCCTAAAGACCGGCCTTCAAGGGCCCGGAAAAAAAGAGGAGATTCTTAAGAAGAAGACCTATCCTTACGTGGTAATAAAGATGGAGTATACAGATAAACAAGTAGTATTTAAGTAG